The proteins below are encoded in one region of Penicillium psychrofluorescens genome assembly, chromosome: 4:
- a CDS encoding uncharacterized protein (ID:PFLUO_005861-T1.cds;~source:funannotate), whose translation MNTEAGSPSGLEQPTVGSDGSPNTLNYEENLRSLHFVPLQMKLRSILELLHTYSGVLDGNESLARHLKVPLVSNILTERINSILSSNGPRVLERENAGCEDHVSWMDVLREPHYQPERQNAEAYHLQMTARRVKVLLSAYEHDVILSGLLHQLVNPWSFVSDVQTEQAIMALALAEVSILRQLSAQVTDAIDNVLAMLTQRINSLRGRRQPNMSTSSQLFRHETLSESPSTATSNPNKVEMGES comes from the exons ATGAACACCGAAGCTGGTAGCCCTAGTGGCCTTGAACAGCCCACTGTTGGCAGTGACGGTAGTCCGAACACTTTGAACTATGAGGAAAACTTACGGTCACTCCACTTCGTGCCCTTGCAGATGAAGCTGCGGTCTATACTTGAGCTGCTACATACATACTCCGGCGTGCTTGATGGAAACGAAAGCCTTGCCCGACACCTGAAAGTGCCTCTGGTGAGCAATATTCTGACTGAGAGAATCAACTCGATATTGAGCAGCAACGGTCCTCGTGTTCTTGAACGCGAGAATGCTGGCTGTGAAGATCATGTGAGTTGGATGGATGTCCTTCGCGAACCTCACTACCAGCCCGAGCGTCAGAATGCAGAAGCGTATCACCTGCAGATGACGGCACGGAGGGTGAAGGTCCTCTTATCCGCCTATGAACATGACGTGATCCTCTCTGGCCTCCTTCATCAATTGGTCAATCCCTGGTCGTTCGTGAGTGACGTACAAACGGAGCAGGCCATAATGGCGCTGGCTTTAGCAGAGGTGTCAATTTTGAGACAACTTTCCGCACAAG TTACAGACGCCATTGACAACGTCCTTGCAATGCTAACGCAAAGAATAAACTCACTCCGCGGACGTCGCCAACCAAACATGTCGACATCTTCCCAGCTGTTTCGGC ATGAGACGCTGTCCGAGTCGCCAAGCACCGCTACGTCCAATCCCAATAAAGTGGAAATGGGTGAGTCGTGA
- a CDS encoding uncharacterized protein (ID:PFLUO_005862-T1.cds;~source:funannotate): MKIISRFSSIFLALLWTAAGANNTVFRYRQPVPPNVHIVDTKPKFAEIQEANSGVLVSPENGGYYLKHPDSGKVVAVSSDELSTELDQSYLSLFRKLEDDGMHEDAANILRELQENGADLQKREEDTDCGFACGGHQSGGHLLGSSLRLATIITGVLIETTIYNTCTAPNLIARVPLKPIHIDPGFPQVLHRFLSLFV, from the exons ATGAAGATCATTTCAAGGTTCTCCAGCATTTTCCTAGCGCTTCTATGGACAGCGGCGGGTGCCAATAATACCGTCTTCCGTTACAGACAACCAGTCCCACCTAATGTCCATATAGTCGACACAAAGCCTAAGTTCGCCGAAATTCAAGAAGCCAACTCCGGCGTGCTGGTGTCGCCCGAAAACGGCGGTTACTATCTGAAGCATCCAGATAGCGGTAAAGTTGTGGCGGTTTCGTCTGACGAATTGAGCACCGAACTGGACCAATCTTACCTATCCCTATTTCGCAAGCTTGAAGACGATGGGATGCATGAAGACGCTGCCAATATACTTCGGGAATTACAAGAGAATGGAGCTGATTTACAAAAGCGGGAGGAGGATACCGACTGCGGATTCGCTTGCGGTGGCCAT CAAAGCGGCGGGCATCTATTAGGATCTAGCCTTCGGCTAGCGACTATCATCACCGGCGTCCTGATCGAGACCACTATCTATAACACATGCACCGCTCCTAATCTCATCGCTCGTGTCCCTCTTAAGCCTATCCACATCGATCCCGGCTTTCCGCAAGTCCTCCATCGTTTCCTCAGCCTCTTTGTGTAG